The stretch of DNA GCAGCCGAAGTGATTTTTGCGGGCCCATTCTTCAGAGTCTCCACTCCATGGATCCCAACGGCTGCGCCACAATGACTTGATCGACATAGCTACCCATCCTCCCCCTCCATATAGCTTGTCTAAGTGGTCGGCATGTTTCAAGGGGGGAAGGTTGGCGTGCTCGTACCGTGAGAGTTGCGAGCGAGAGATGACAGGGCAGGTCGATCCTGTCTCGCGAGCTGCTTCCGCCCACCGTTCCTGGGCTTCCTCATAGGTCCGTAGACCCACACGACCGCGAAATTTCCTCAGTGCGAATGCGAGTTCATGCGGATCCGTCGCGACGGGACCCGGGCGTTTTCCATGCACGCATTCCCTCTTCCGTCCCAGCTGTCTCAAAAACGTCCCGCAAGCCCTGACTTCCCGGGGCTCCGGGTCACGATATTCCTATCACCGATTAGGCGGATCGGGATAAAGGGAAAGGGCAGATCCAATGATTAGGACGAAGATACGTAACACTGCAGCAGCACTGGCGCTAGCCGCAGCAATCACCACAGGAGGAGCAATTGTTGCTCCTCAGCCGGCGGAGGCAGCCGTCGGCTACTGCGGCGGCGGGCGCTGCACGGTCTACCTCAGCAAGGCAGAAACCCGCGACCTGGGCAACGGCCGCGTACCGGCACCCCCGGCATCAACTCCCGTTCAACTCCGGACTGCGTATTACGCGCTGGCTTACGGACACCGGTGGTTCGCCCAGCAGTACGCCAACAGGGGCTGGTGCTCCGGATTCCAGTTGTCCATTTACCCATGGGAATCACAAGGCTACTTCGGTTACGCCTGCTAGTGAACTGAAGGTGTGGGCCGCGACTGCGGCCCACACCTTCCTGCCATAAGGCGGTCAGGAAGCCGCCACCCCGTAGCCGCAAACGGCTTCATCAGTTACTCAGGCGAAAACGAGATTAAGGCGGCTACAAAAGATGACTACCAGCCTCGTCAAAAGGGTCTTCCAGGAGTGGGCGACCATCGAACTGGACGACGACGAGTCGGTTAGGCTCGCTGAAGCAGCAGCACGGTCCACTGCCGATCCACGCGTAGATCCGGCCCGCTTTCGTGAGGAAGCCAAGAACGGTTGGGCTGCACTCAATCAAAGCACCAGGAACGGAGTCGAGCAGTTCGCCAAGGGAACGACGTCTCGTCCTGAGGTTTACGTCACAAACCTTCCCGTCGATCCCGATCTTCCTGCCACACCACTTATCGGCCAAACGACGGATGCCGTGACCAACACCTTGGGCGAGTTCATCATGGTCACATTCTCACTCGCACTGGGATTCCCCATCTCCTACCGTGATCAGCGGGCCGGGCGTCTTGTGCATGATGTGTACCCGACCAGCAAAAACGCGGAAAAGGTCTCAAGCCAAAGTTCTTCTGTATCCCTTGGGTTCCACACTGAGATGTTTTTCCATCCCGCTCCGCCCGATTTTCTGATCTTGCATTGTCTCCGCGCAGATCCTGCCGGCAAGGCCGCCACCAGCATCGCATCCCTGACTGATATCCAGCGCCAACTCACCGTTCAGGAAATCGCGGTGCTGACTGCGCCAATGTTTGCCATGGATCTAGCCCGGCTGCACGGCACCTACCGATGTGAAGGCCGACCCATTCGGCATGCTGATCCACGCCCGGTTTTCCAAATCATTGATGAACATGCTGGCGGTGTCCAGTTCCGGTTCGAACCAGAACTCACCACCGCAGTAGGGCCAGAAGCACGCCAAGCCATGGCAGCTGCCGACAACGCGGCGGAGGCTGTCTCTGTTTCAGGACGGCTCGAACAGGGTGGCATGCTGCTTCTCGACAACCGCCGGGCGGTGCACTCGCGTTCGCCCTTCCGGGCCAACTTCGACGGCAACGATCGTTGGTTGCGCCGTATGATGGTCGGCTCCCACCCTTCAGGTGACTCATCAGGCGGGCTAGCCGCACGGGGATTTCATGAACGCCCTGATCTTGAACTGGCCAAGGCATGGGAACGCACTGGTGCGTCGCTGCAGGTTATCCCCTATTCAACGCAGGAGCAGATGGCCCAGACCGCTGCCCCTACCGGTGCAGCCATGAACCAGACGGGAGAAGGACACTGATGAGCCTGCCATGGTTGACGGATATCGAATACGGCTCAGCTACTGAAGAGCTACTTGCAAAGGACATGGACGCCGAGCTTCAAAAGCATGGTGTCGTCAGGCTTACAGGCTTTCCCGCTACGGCCAACGAACTCATCCGTCTCCTGGAACACTTGGGTACTCCTCTTCGGTACTACGGAGGAGACACTGGGACGCACCCGCATCATAATGCAATCTGGCGGGTCAGTTACGATCGCGAAGGAGCCCGACGCGGTGAAGCTCACGCTGTCGATGGTCCGCTGGCCATGCATTCCTCACAGTCACTTCTGGAACCAAGACCGCGGTATTTTTGCATGCTGATGGTAAACCCAGGCTGGCAGGACCAAGCAGAAGGAATGAATGGAGAGTCCCTGCTCGTGCCGTGGGCTGATGCCCTAAGAACGCTCAGCGAGGCGGACCCCTCAGATTACATGAGCATGCTGAACACGCTCCGGTCTGACATCCCCTATCCGGACGGGCTCACCCGCTCGGTTGCCTACTCGATAGAACCCAAACAAAACGAGTTCGATTACGGCATCAGACTTAAGAGTGACCTGCTCCACCACCTGCAGGAAATCCTGCCAGGTGCCGATATAACCCAAGTTGTAAAGGCATTGGTTAAAGCGGCTCAACGGGCTGCCCTTCGCGTGCAGCTCACGGCGGGAGACCTCATCATCGTGGACAACAACCGCTGGGGTCACGGCCGGGAAAGCGTTATTGGTCAACTGCCCACCGGGGGTGGCGGCTGGGATGTCAATCCGCGCGAACTCTGGAGCCTGACTCTCGCCTGAGTCAAGATCGTCTCCAAGTCATCTCTATCGTCCAATTTGCTTACAGAGCGACGCTCCGGTCCATATGACCGGAGCGTCGCCTGCGGTAAGGAGGGGGCAGTCCGACCTTCTCGCTGGCCAAGCCTGCATCCATATAGAAAGGGTTGCACGCTCCCGAGCTGCTACAACGTACAGTTAGTTGAAGGTTTTAGCAATTTACTGGTAAGCGTGCATATTCGATTTCGAACTATTCGTTCTCTTTGAGGGGCGAGATTTGTCCGACGGGGCACACCCCAACCTGACGTCAGGCTACAGGCCCAAAGGCGTCAGAATAGGGTCGAAACAAAGATTCCCAGTCACATCGCCAGACACACCCCAGGTTTCAACCTGACACCTTTGGCGCCGATGGTGGAATCGGCAATCCGAAGCCCCAGGACCTACAGCCGCTGCTCCCACACCGTCAGCTGGAGCGTGACAGCCCCAAAAGAAGGCTCGACGGCGGCACTCACTTCAGTGCCGCCGTCGAACACTCCAACAAAGCCGCGGCGCGAGGTCCGGAACCTGCGCCGCAGCCACCCGCCGAGGCGGTCTGTGCTCATGATGCGCGGACCGCCTCAGCAGTCTCGTCAATGGAACGAACGGGCGTTTCCAGCCCAAGGTTTTCGCGAAGCGTGCTGCCCGCGTACTCCGTGGGGTAGACGCCGCGTTCCTGCAGTTCCGGCACCAGGTGGTTCACGATGTCGTCCAGGCCGGTGGGAACCAGCCACGGCGAGATGTTGAAACCGTCCACTGCCCCCACCCGGGCATACTCGGCCAGCTGGTCCGCCACTGCCGTGTACGAACCGGTAAAGGTGGCATCGACGCGGGCCGTCTTGGAGGACACGAACTGGCGGATGGACAGGCCCTTGTCCTTGGCCTCCGCCCGCCACTGGTCCGCCAGCTGCCGGGCCTTGGCGCCGTGGAATCCGCTGCCGCGCGTCTCGGAGGTCTCCTCCACCACAGGATCGATCTCCGGCAGCGGCCCGTCGGGATCGTATTCGGACAGCTCGCGGCCCCAGAACTGCTCCAGGTACGCCACCGCCTGCTGCGGGCCGATCTGCAGGCTCCGCACCCACTCCTTCTTCGCCAAGGCCTCTTCAGCCGTCGGTGCGAGGATGAATTCGCTGGCCGGCATGATCTGCACGGCGTTGGCACCGCGGCCCGCCGCCAGCGAACGCTCCACCAGATCCTTGCGGAACTCTACGGCGTCGTCGAACTTGGGGTGTGCCGAGAAGATGACGTCTGCCTGGCGGGCGGCAAAGTTGCGGCCCTCCGGGGAGTCGCCCGCCTGGAAGAGCACGGGCTGGTACTGGGCACTGCGGGGCAGGCGCGGCGTGACGTCCACCGTGTAGTGCTGTCCTTCATGGAGCACCCGGCGAGCGGGCCCCGCCGCGGTTTCCCAGGAATCCCAGATCCGCTTAGCCGTTTCCACGAACGCTTCTGCGTGCTTGTAGCGGTCGGCGTGGTCCAGGTAACCCCCGCGCCGGAAGTTCGCCCCGGTCCACGCGTTGTCCGTGGTCACGATGTTCCACGCCGCACGGCCGCCCGAGATCAGGTCAAGGGAAGCGAGCCGGTGCGCGAGGTCTGCGGGATCGTTGTACGTAGTGTTCTGGGTTGCCACCAGCCCGATGTTTTTGGTCACCGACGCGAGGGCGGCAAGCATCGTCTGCGCATCCGGACGGCCCACCACATCCAGTGCGTGCGGGCGGCCCAGGTGTTCACGCAGGCGCAGTCCCTCGCCCAGGAAGAAGGCGGCGAACAGCCCGCGCTCGGCGGTCTGGGCGAGGCGGCGGAACGATTCGAAGTCGGTCTGCGAGCCGGATTCTGCCGCCTTCCAGATGGTGCCGGAGTTCACGCCCTGGAAGAAGATACCGAACTGGATCTTGCCCGACGGCGTAAAGACCTCGGATTTTGCACGGTTGTGCTGAGTCATGGTTTTCCCTTACTTTTCGGCGCCGGCGGCGGCGGCTGCGTAGCGGCTGGCCGGGCGCGTCAGCCCCAGCAGGTCACGGAAGGTGCCGTCCTGCACAGGCGGCCGGAGCACGCCCCTGCGCCGAAGCTCCGGCAGCACCAGCCGGGAAAGCTCGTCCAGCTCCAAGGCGAGCGACGCCGGGTGGAGGCGCACGCCGTCGGCCTCCTGCAGGAGCGATCCCAGGAAGTCCGTGAGGCCTTCAGCCGTGCCGGCATACTGTGCGCGGCCGCCGTCGAACCCGGAAGAACGCTCGCCCGCAGCCTGCCCGCGCGAGTCCAGGACGACGTCGAGCTCGGCGATCACTGCCACGGACGCACCAACCCGGGCACGCACATCGCGCACCTCGGCGGCGAGCAGTTCAGGCGTCGGCGCGGTGACCAGTACAGCGTCAACGGCATCCGCCGGAATCTGTCCCTCGCCCACCAGCGACGCAGCGGCAAGGACCGGCAGCTGTCCCTGCAGCGGCCTCGGGATGATGGACGGACCCTTCACCGAGTATGCGGGGCCAGCGAAATTTGCCGGAGTTTCGAAGTCCGCATAATGCAGCTTGTCCACGTCGATGTAGCGGCCAGTGGTGACGTCGCGGATCACGGCGTCGTCCTCCCACGAGTCCCACAGCCTCCGGGACACCTCGATAGACGCCGCGGCTTCCTGCGCGAGCACCTCACCGCCAACTGAAGAACGTCCGACGGCGGCAGCCGCCTCGGGTGATTCCGCTGCCGTGGCGATCCACCCCGCCCGGCCGCCGGAAACATAGTCCAGGCTCGCGAGCTGGGTGGAGACGTGGAACGGTTCGGTGTAGACGGTGTCCACTTCGGGGACCAGGGCGATGGTGCGCGTCACCGGCCCGGCGAAGGCCGCCCGCTGCAGCGCGTTGGCCCGGCCCTGAAACGGCGAGTCGGTGAAGGTGGCGGCGTGGAAACCGGCGGACTCGGCTGCAAGGATGGCTTCGCCGAGGCTCGCGAAGTCCCCGCCGTCCCAGCCGGCGCCGTCGAGCTCGATGGCAAGGAACCCTGCCGGGCTTGTTGAAGGCACGGGTGTTTCAGAGGTGCTCACTGCTGGTCCTGACGTTCGTAGGGAATCTTTTCGCCGGCCTCAATGGCCACGGGCAGGCGGTTTTCCGCTGGCGGCAGCGGGCAGGTGGCGAGGTCTGTGTAGGCGCAGGGCAGGTTCACGGCCCGGTTGAAGTCGAGCTCCACGGACCCGTCCGCAGCGGGCACCACGGACAACGAGCGGTTGGCCGCGTACGTGGTCCTGCCGGAGGTCTGGTCCGTGAACAGCACGGAGAGCGAGCCCGGGGCATGGCCGTTGAACGCGGTCAGCGCCAGCTCCTGGCCGGCCAGCTTGAAGCGGATCTCGCCCGGCGCCTCGTACACATGCTGGATGCCTTCGACGGCGGCACCCACCGTGGTAGGCCGCGGCGCCTCGAACGGCACAAAGGTTCCACGGACGGCGTACGCCGCATCCGGCGAGTAGGCCGGCGTGCCCTGGTAATCGCGCAGCAGCCCGTTTTCCGGATTCCGCGGCCGCACAATGTACTCGCCGCCGCGCTTGGCCAGCTCAATCACGGTATCGCCGGAGGCGAGGCTGATCCCGCCGCGCTCCTCGATGGGGCCGAGCGTGAGCGTGGTGCCCCCCTCGGTGTTGAGCTCCTTGCCGTCCCGCTGCAGGCTTTCGCCCGGTTCGAGGACTACGCGGACGACGTCGGCCTCCACGCTCCAGGTGCCGGGGGCACCTTCCAGCCGGGTGGCTTCGCTGCCCAGCCAGTGCAGGTGGGTCACCGCCAGGAAGCCGTGCGGGTGGGCGCGGTGGCGTTCGTGGGCTGCGTGCCATTCCTGCCAGTCGGCTTCGAAGGCTTCAAATGCGGTCTCAGTGGACGTAGGCAATTTCGCTCCTGTTGGTTGCGTGGGCGGATTCGGGGCGGCTGCCGTAGGGGTCTTCGGCTTCCCACAGCGTGGTGGGCGCAGCTGCCCGGACAGCCGGGATGACCTCCAGGGCAAACCGCTCCAGGATGTCCAGCTGCTGTTCAAACGGCAAGGTGGTGGGCAGTGAAATGGACTGCAGGTCGTCGCCGTACAGAGAGTGGTAGCTCAAGATCTTGTCGATGACCTGTTCCGGGCTGCCCACCAGGGCGGGACCTTCAGCCACGGCGTGCTGGATGTCCCGGAAGGGCGAGTTGTTGCCGGGCACGTTTCGGTTGGCCGTCAGCGCTTCGTAGACCGGGCCGAACTGGCGGATGGCCTCCTGGGTGGTGTCGGCGATGAACACACCACCGGCGCCGCTGCCCGAGCCGAGGTACTGCTGCCGGGGATCGTGGCCGTGCCGCGCATACTCTTCCCGGTAATGCTCGATCAGCACGTGGTAGTTCTCCCGCGGCTGGATGGCGTTGGCCGTAAAGAGCGGATCGCCCCACTTCGCCGCCAGCGCGGCCGACGTCAAGGTTGTAGCAGAACCGTGCCAAATCCGGGGCGGACCATCAAAGGGACGGGGTGTGGTGGTGGTCGGTTCCGTCAGCGCAGACCGGAAGCGGCCGGACCAGGTGACACCCTCCTCGCGCCAGAGCCGGCGGAGCAGTTCGTACTTTTCGGCCAGCAGGTCCCACTGGTCCGCCAGGTCCAACCCGAACAGCGGGTACTGCAGCACCTCGTTGCCCTTACCGATCACCAGTTCCAGCCGGCCGCGGCTCAGCTGGTCGATGGTGGCGTAGTCCTCGGCCACCCGCACGGGGTCAAGGACGGAGAGGACCGTGACGCCGCTTTGCAGCCGGATCCTGTCCGTGACCGCCGCGATGGCGGCCAGCACCGTGGTGGGCGATGAGGAGATGAACTCCCCCGCGTGCCGCTCCCCCACGGAAAAGCTGTCGTAGCCGAGTTCCTCGGCCCGGCGCGCGGTCTCCACCACCTGGTTGAGCCGGTCCGCCGTGGAGACAATCTCCCCCGTCACCGGGTTCTTCAGGTGCGGGATGATGTCCAGGACCTGGAACTTCATGAGGTCTTTCCTGACGCCGACGGCGTGGCCGTGGGGGCAGCCTGGGAAGCCGCGAAGCTTTCCTCAGTGATGGTCTTGGACTCCGGCAGGGCCTCCTCGGACAGGCCCCAGCGCTCGAGTACCTCCCCGTACGAGCCGTCCTTGATGACTGAGTTCAGGGCTTCGGTGATCACGGGTGCCAGGCCGTTGCCCCGCAGGGTAGTGGCAGCCACGAGGGTTTCGGACGGCCAGCCGGCGTTGACCTTGCCCACCACTTTCAGGTCGTCGCGGGTGTTTTCCCGGTACACGGTGGACGGGTAGGGTGCGATGTTCAGGTCGGTGCGGCCGGAGGAGAGTGCCAGGATGGTGTCGGCGTCGGAGGAGTAGTACTGCAGGGTGGCCGGCGCTTTGCCCTTGCCCTCGAGCTCCTTGTTCCATGCCAGCAGGATCTTTTCCTGGTTGGTTCCGGACCCCACGGACACCTTCAGGCCGGAGATGTCGTCCGCGCCCTTGATGTCGTAGGTGGCGGATTTTTTGGCCTCAAAGCCCATGAAGGCAGCCCGGTAGCTGGCGAAGTCGAACAGCTTCACCCTGTCCTTGTTCACGCCCACGTTGGAGAACACAGCCTCGAAGTCGCCCGACTGGGTCTTCAGCGGCCAGTTCTCCCAGGACGTCACCTGGACGTCCAGCTCGAGGCCCAGCTTGTCCGCCACCAGCTGCGCGATGTCCAGCTCTGAGCCGATGGGCGTCTTGTCGTCGGTGGCGTGGAAGGTCAGCGGGATGGAACCGGCGGTGGTGGCGATGGTCAGCTTGCCGTCCTTGCCGATCAGCCCGGGAACCTTGGCGGCGAGCGCCGCATCCTTCTCCGCGCGGACGCGCTGCTGGTCCGGCGAGGTGTTGTAGACGACGCCGTTGCGTGCCGCCGTCGTCTCAGCTCCGCCGGAAGCTGCGGCGGTGGCGCCGGGATCAGCGCAGCCTGCGAGCGCAGCAGTACCAAGAAGTACGACGGCGGGCAGCAC from Pseudarthrobacter siccitolerans encodes:
- a CDS encoding TauD/TfdA family dioxygenase, encoding MSLPWLTDIEYGSATEELLAKDMDAELQKHGVVRLTGFPATANELIRLLEHLGTPLRYYGGDTGTHPHHNAIWRVSYDREGARRGEAHAVDGPLAMHSSQSLLEPRPRYFCMLMVNPGWQDQAEGMNGESLLVPWADALRTLSEADPSDYMSMLNTLRSDIPYPDGLTRSVAYSIEPKQNEFDYGIRLKSDLLHHLQEILPGADITQVVKALVKAAQRAALRVQLTAGDLIIVDNNRWGHGRESVIGQLPTGGGGWDVNPRELWSLTLA
- a CDS encoding NtaA/DmoA family FMN-dependent monooxygenase (This protein belongs to a clade of FMN-dependent monooxygenases, within a broader family of flavin-dependent oxidoreductases, the luciferase-like monooxygenase (LMM) family, some of whose members use coenzyme F420 rather than FMN.) encodes the protein MTQHNRAKSEVFTPSGKIQFGIFFQGVNSGTIWKAAESGSQTDFESFRRLAQTAERGLFAAFFLGEGLRLREHLGRPHALDVVGRPDAQTMLAALASVTKNIGLVATQNTTYNDPADLAHRLASLDLISGGRAAWNIVTTDNAWTGANFRRGGYLDHADRYKHAEAFVETAKRIWDSWETAAGPARRVLHEGQHYTVDVTPRLPRSAQYQPVLFQAGDSPEGRNFAARQADVIFSAHPKFDDAVEFRKDLVERSLAAGRGANAVQIMPASEFILAPTAEEALAKKEWVRSLQIGPQQAVAYLEQFWGRELSEYDPDGPLPEIDPVVEETSETRGSGFHGAKARQLADQWRAEAKDKGLSIRQFVSSKTARVDATFTGSYTAVADQLAEYARVGAVDGFNISPWLVPTGLDDIVNHLVPELQERGVYPTEYAGSTLRENLGLETPVRSIDETAEAVRAS
- a CDS encoding transporter substrate-binding domain-containing protein codes for the protein MALPTGPSRRPRRARSLTVLPAVVLLGTAALAGCADPGATAAASGGAETTAARNGVVYNTSPDQQRVRAEKDAALAAKVPGLIGKDGKLTIATTAGSIPLTFHATDDKTPIGSELDIAQLVADKLGLELDVQVTSWENWPLKTQSGDFEAVFSNVGVNKDRVKLFDFASYRAAFMGFEAKKSATYDIKGADDISGLKVSVGSGTNQEKILLAWNKELEGKGKAPATLQYYSSDADTILALSSGRTDLNIAPYPSTVYRENTRDDLKVVGKVNAGWPSETLVAATTLRGNGLAPVITEALNSVIKDGSYGEVLERWGLSEEALPESKTITEESFAASQAAPTATPSASGKTS
- a CDS encoding DUF1684 domain-containing protein, translating into MPTSTETAFEAFEADWQEWHAAHERHRAHPHGFLAVTHLHWLGSEATRLEGAPGTWSVEADVVRVVLEPGESLQRDGKELNTEGGTTLTLGPIEERGGISLASGDTVIELAKRGGEYIVRPRNPENGLLRDYQGTPAYSPDAAYAVRGTFVPFEAPRPTTVGAAVEGIQHVYEAPGEIRFKLAGQELALTAFNGHAPGSLSVLFTDQTSGRTTYAANRSLSVVPAADGSVELDFNRAVNLPCAYTDLATCPLPPAENRLPVAIEAGEKIPYERQDQQ
- a CDS encoding LLM class flavin-dependent oxidoreductase; protein product: MSTSETPVPSTSPAGFLAIELDGAGWDGGDFASLGEAILAAESAGFHAATFTDSPFQGRANALQRAAFAGPVTRTIALVPEVDTVYTEPFHVSTQLASLDYVSGGRAGWIATAAESPEAAAAVGRSSVGGEVLAQEAAASIEVSRRLWDSWEDDAVIRDVTTGRYIDVDKLHYADFETPANFAGPAYSVKGPSIIPRPLQGQLPVLAAASLVGEGQIPADAVDAVLVTAPTPELLAAEVRDVRARVGASVAVIAELDVVLDSRGQAAGERSSGFDGGRAQYAGTAEGLTDFLGSLLQEADGVRLHPASLALELDELSRLVLPELRRRGVLRPPVQDGTFRDLLGLTRPASRYAAAAAGAEK
- a CDS encoding TauD/TfdA family dioxygenase is translated as MTTSLVKRVFQEWATIELDDDESVRLAEAAARSTADPRVDPARFREEAKNGWAALNQSTRNGVEQFAKGTTSRPEVYVTNLPVDPDLPATPLIGQTTDAVTNTLGEFIMVTFSLALGFPISYRDQRAGRLVHDVYPTSKNAEKVSSQSSSVSLGFHTEMFFHPAPPDFLILHCLRADPAGKAATSIASLTDIQRQLTVQEIAVLTAPMFAMDLARLHGTYRCEGRPIRHADPRPVFQIIDEHAGGVQFRFEPELTTAVGPEARQAMAAADNAAEAVSVSGRLEQGGMLLLDNRRAVHSRSPFRANFDGNDRWLRRMMVGSHPSGDSSGGLAARGFHERPDLELAKAWERTGASLQVIPYSTQEQMAQTAAPTGAAMNQTGEGH
- a CDS encoding LLM class flavin-dependent oxidoreductase, translated to MKFQVLDIIPHLKNPVTGEIVSTADRLNQVVETARRAEELGYDSFSVGERHAGEFISSSPTTVLAAIAAVTDRIRLQSGVTVLSVLDPVRVAEDYATIDQLSRGRLELVIGKGNEVLQYPLFGLDLADQWDLLAEKYELLRRLWREEGVTWSGRFRSALTEPTTTTPRPFDGPPRIWHGSATTLTSAALAAKWGDPLFTANAIQPRENYHVLIEHYREEYARHGHDPRQQYLGSGSGAGGVFIADTTQEAIRQFGPVYEALTANRNVPGNNSPFRDIQHAVAEGPALVGSPEQVIDKILSYHSLYGDDLQSISLPTTLPFEQQLDILERFALEVIPAVRAAAPTTLWEAEDPYGSRPESAHATNRSEIAYVH